The Coffea arabica cultivar ET-39 chromosome 10e, Coffea Arabica ET-39 HiFi, whole genome shotgun sequence region TTCTAAATTGCCGCATTGGTCAAGGCATCACCATGAACCTTCCACTTCTTAAACTCAGTAGAGGCTAACATAAATGAACTTGCATTCTGATGGCCTCCACCACTGAATTCCGTCATGTGATTCTATGATATGCATTTTCATAACTGAATAGGAGAAGTGCTATGAGTTGTGAAGATATTAGGAGGTCTCTTTGTATTGCTCATTGACGTTCACTCTCCAGACTGGAATTGGCTCAGTTCATGGTTTTCAGTTTCACAAGGTATAAAGCTACCTAAACCAAATGATGCCTGTTGTTTGGATCATGTACTTGCCCAGTCCTTTTTGGTTATTATGGAAATCTTACTACCAGCACAATCATATTGGTATATTTGTACCTGTGCGATAAGAAATTGGCACTCTGAATATTGATTAGTGCTAGATTGGCTGTTTATTGCTGATTTGCTGGCTTTctgatcaaattttttttttttgtagaaaaggaactaatttgttttttttctctaaagCATTAGTAACAATTagttaaatgcaagaaaaaaaataaattattaaggGCACTAATTGGCTTTTTCCTTAAAGCTTTAGTAACAATTAGCTaaatgttaaaaaattattatatagtaaaaaagaagaaattttttaTGTAAGGAAATGTTAGTTGGAAACAATTCTAATTTTTAATGAATTCTTCTCTCATCCAAACAAagaatttggaattccaaatgaATTCTATATCAATTCTATGTATTTCCCAAACAAAAGAATTCCAATGTTTTGGAATTCCAATTCATAGAATTTTAATTCTATAGAATTTCAATTCCAATTCAATTCCAATTCTGTTGAACCAAACGCACCCTTAGTGAAAATGTTCAGAAACCAAATTGGCGAAATTCCCTAACTTTAGTTATTGCGTCAGCAGCATCGAATCCCGCCCAAAACGCAACATTATCCCCTCCGAGAGAGCACGCAATTGACACAAATATCCCAAACAAAAATCATTCCCTTTCCCTCTCCCAAAACCACCATGATCACCACGCAACTCCTCCTCGCACCACCGCCACGGCCACTGCTCCCCATTTTCTCTCCTAAACCGTCACTACCCCCAATCACCAGCTCAGTTAAGTCCCCCACTATTCACCTGCCAATTACAAAGCCCATAATCTCCAGCAGACGAGACTTTCGGGCCTGGGCCGACGACGGAGACGGGGACAGCGGCAGCCCCGACGACTACGACATGGACGACGAAGAAGCCGAGGAAGTAGACAACAAGAAAGACTTCGACGTTGACTACGACACCACCACCGCCATTTCCGCAGCCGCGGCCGGAGGAGAGGATGACATTCTGATAGTTCAGAGCAAGAGCTTTATTTCTACTCAGGGTTGGGATTCCGAGAAGATTGTGGAATATAGGATTAATGAAGAGGAGTTTCATAAAATTTGTTTGCTCGACTGTGATTTCTTTATTCGGAAACCTCCTGACCCCGACGACGACGTTTACGACTTCCGGGAGGTAGGAGAGTTTTCTCTTTCAGCATTGTTCACTCTTCTAGGGTAGTGGTACCTTTTGGCTACATTGTGTTGTACATTATGCTGCAAAGTTGTAGCctgtgaattttttttgggcTGAATAGTAGTAAGGTACCTTCTGGCTTAAATATTGCATAGTATGTTGTAAAAGTTTTAGCACGTTGTGATGTAGATTCTGTTGTACATTATTCTGTAACAGTTGTATTATGTGATTTCTTTGTTGATATTGCCCATGGGCGTTGCTAGTTTTAGTATGAGTTTCTTAGTGCTAAAAAAATAAGGGACGAAAAATAGTATGTCATTTTTCCGAAGTGTTGTACGCTATGCAGTAAAGATTGTAGATTTCTTTCTTGACTAATGAGTATGGTTAAAGGATGTATGAGGTTTCATTTTGCAATGTGCAGATGTATGTCACGCCTCCTGACACAGATGTATATGCGATCCCAAAGGTTCTTGCTCCAATGCCTCAAAAGGTATGCAATGGTTTTCAGGACCTTTTATGTATACGTAGACAATGTACTATAGGTTGTATGCTTATTCCACCTTTGGTACAATATGGTAATGATAGATTTGAGGATCTTCAGCTTTTAATGTAGAATATGATCATATTAGTTACTTTTGTATAGCCATACcaaaatttgattgatttgCTTACTTCAATGGTTTCTCTTTGTTTTGTAGTACATTCGATGTGCACAGACTGATTATGGATGCTACAATGTAACAGAGCCACCTATTGATGCACCCAGAGATCCCATGTATAAATCCGAGAGGGAGGTCTTGAAGGTATGTGTGGGATACAGTTTGCATTATGCAGCTTTTCCTGTGGATTTTGATGCAGCTTTGCTTCCAAACTTtatcaaaaatttgaattttgtataGTTCGATATTTCCATTTTGTTAGGCAGCGAGTAGTATTTGAGTTTGTGCGTGGCCCAAATTGTTTAAGAGTGGCAGAGAACATTTATGTAAAAATTGCTTATTTCTGTAGTATTTTTCTGTGCTTATCAATTGTTATTCCCCTTTTTAGAGGATACTTTCTATCGTTGTTGATGTCAGTTGATGATCAACAAATGTGGTACTAGGTGTATAGTTTTTTAGCTCAGTTCTAGGTTTTGAGGCCATTAGACCTTCAATTGTAGCTCATGGAGGGTAAGCCAAAGTTGTTGGAAAGAAAGAGCTCATGATGTGTCGAGTTCTCGTAAAATGCAAAGAACTTGGTAGTGCCATAACTAGGAATACATGTGAAGTTCTTGCTCGTAAAATTCTACTCTGTTGGAAGCTCTCATTAATATATTTAAGCCATACATTTCTGAGCAAACTAGGGAAGGAAGTTGTAATTGGAAGTCCAGAAATGTGGAGGTACTGCAGTATCCTAGCCTGGACCTAAAGTGTTGCTTTAGTCTGTGTTCACAGTAATTTCGTTTTCAACTAAAAGTCATCCCGTGTCAATTCTCATCAAGTTGGAAAAATCATCCTCAAACTCAAATTTGATATGGGGATCAATAGGATTTCCAAATAAGCTGTTCCATCTTCTCCTTTGTTTACCTTTGTTTCTGTTTCTTGATCCTTCACCACAAAACTTGACTTGTAAAGATATCCTAGAGCGTGCCTAACCTAAATTggttgaaatgttatttgcggATTTCTACCTGCTGGTACTCTAAAAATATTATCTGATTTATTGATATAAACATCTACGTCATATTGTTGTTTCCTTAATAAGCCACCATTTTGCTTTGCTTGTTTCGCTTCAATGTATTATCTCCTTTAGAATTTTTAGTGAAAGATATGCACTTGTCTCTCTCAATTTGTTTTTGTCTATGGAATTGTTGATTAAATAAATCTGTCTTTCTATTTCCTATATTTGACCAATTCTTTTGGTTTATTGTGCAGTTAAGTAAATGTTATTCCCTGTCAACTCTGAAGGGTTGTTTGAGCAATTTTGAATacaaaatcatcaaaactaccCCATTTTTCGTTTTCctattattttgtattttacaCCCTATTTAAACAAGTCTGGTGTTCCTTTTATGTTGTGACAAGGTTGAGCCATGATTAAAATATCTTCCTTCCTGAATAGCATGATTGTGTTTTATTGCAGATTTTCCTGACGAAGCATTATAGAAACCGCAGATCTGGTGatcctgatttcatgcttgatTTTGAGGAGATTTATGTAATTGATTCAAAGACAAAATCAATAACAAGAGCTAAAGTTGTGGTAAGGAATCGTATGGGCTTTGAACTAATGGTTTAAGTCTTGCTTTTGAGTTTACCTTCTCAGAATGCCTTCATCGAAATTCTGTGCTTCTTAGGCTGGAGTATGAAGACAAATTTTTACACTAAAGTTTATACTATTGTACTGGTAAAAAAGGGATGTCCGGTACAATAGGTGCTTTGTCCTGACATATAGGCTTGACAAATCAACATAATATGGTTTTTTCCTCCGGACTAGGTGACTGTACCAGACGGGAAAAACAGGGACAGGAGGAATGATCTGCTTGTTATACGTGACAATGGAAATTCCTTCAGAATAATTCCTCCGGTAACTGTTCTTTTTATCTCGGTTTTATACTTATTTATGGTGGCTTTTACTTCAGCTGCTAGACTTACGTATCTTGTTTGTCCTAGAATGAAAGAGATACTCCAACAGATGTGATAGAGAAGGAAGAATGGAGCAAAACTAGGCAAGACATGGAAAGACACCTGAGTAAGCTGAGAGATTTCAGTGTGTCAAATTGGTTCTAGCCAACTAGTATCGTGATTAAGAAAGTTCTGGGCGTTGCTTTCCAATGAATGTCGTGCTGCCAATTGGAACTGTTCAGAGTATGATCCATAATCGTGAACATTTCCGTACACGGCCAGCAGCTACCCGTGACCTTATCTAGGACGCATTGCAAACCCCAAAGAGCTGCTGCTCTAAGGATgatcatacttgttagcttcaATGTATTGCCAGCGGTGACAAGTCGGCTCGTCACTTCGCATTCACCAAGTGGAAGAAACTTGTGAGTTCAATTCACCTGTTTCTTCTGTAGCTTTCTCGTGTAGCTGCATGGCTATTTCCCAGGAACTTGGAAGCTTTGGTAGAAGTTTTATGCAGCAAAATCAGCACTAGTAGGTGCAGAAAGGTTGTTTAGCCCATGAAAATATGCTTATACAGTGTTCTTCTTGTAAGGCAATCATGTGAGTCATGCCTGCAATGGATTTCTACCATGATGCTATCGATTGTGCCTTAATATAAGAGTCTTGTGCATCGTTGGGTGCTTTACACCCCACCCCTTTTTCATCCCCGTGTTATTATCCTGCTCATTTGCATTCATGAAAGGGTATATAGTTTCGGTCTACTTAGCAAATGGAGAAAACATAGAGGAAACGAAAATGGTCTGCTGGCATTTGTAACTTTGTAATTGCGCCTTTCTTTCTGACAGGCCACAAATTTCATTACATGCTAAcaaaacccaaaaagaaaaagaaagtcattttggggaaaaagagaaatgatacagcaaatcaaattcaatcgCGAAGCATAGAGTCTGCAAGTTCAAATTAATATGCGAAACTTTGAAATTAAAAACCTCAACAAACGTGCAACAAAGAACCCTGGAAATCTGATCCAAGCAGGATAGGAACTTTGAGAgtgccatttcttcttgatcATCTTCAGGAGGAAAGACGGTAACGATAAGCAGCGGAAAAATAAAGTAACGTCGGAAATGCAGCCAAGATAAGCAGAGGGAAAATAGTCTAATCTGGAACCTGCCTTCAGCTAAAAATTTTCTCCATTGCTGTCAGCCTGTCACAAATCAGAAAGCACAGGATTAACATCGATTAAATTGAAGTGAAAATTATTCATGAATGGTAAATTCAGATTCAACTAAACTTCAACACAGTGGGCATTAAATGTTTCAAGAAATGTATTCTTTCTGCTTTCCTTTTTTGGAATTCATTTCATGAGCAGTTTATTTTATCTCAGAATTTGTGTTAATAGATCAACATATTACCattgtttttaaactcggaccatTAAATGAATCAGATGAGCTTCCGGATTACTATTCAACTCGGTTCAAatacctttttattgttttatttattatgtAAATTAGATgactttaaaatttaaaaaatagtaTGAACTGGTTTAAAGATATGATTTTTACCGGTTTTTTTATTGGTTCAGTCCATTCTTAATTGGATTTGACTAGTTCAATTGATCTTTTAGATTGACCAGTGACTTGAACCAGTACCATGATTGACTTGTAGTTCCTGTTATCACAAATTTGTTTTTCCATAGTTATCCTCTATAGCActatctttttatttcttttgtcaTCAACAAAAAGAAATTAATTAGTTTATCAATAACATAACATACATAAATTTGGCCAAGCAAAACAAACTTGTAGAGCATATTTTGCCTAAAGATGACTAATAGGATTTTTCAAAAAGGATCATTATTAGatgaaaatctaaaatttttggctttagtaatcaatttcaatgcataaaaaaaaaagaaaaaaattttagcaATCTCCGAGACTATTGGTTGGAGTTCTTAAGTGTTCGAAAGCCTatgcattttcttcttcatcacaaCAATCCCTGATGTTCAAAGAATCAATAGTCCTATAGTGTGATAGTTTTATTCTGACCACTCATCACTAATAATAACATGAATCCTCATAGTCCATCAAGAATTTTGAAATCCTTAAAATTAGAGGGATAAATattttccatatatatatatatatatatatatatatatttacccCCTACCCCTACACACACCTTTTCCATCCCCTAACTGACAAACTCAAGATTCGAACCCTGAACAGCACAGTGCACAAAGCGAACTATTCTTTTGCCTTTTCCATGTATAGCTGCATGTTAAAACTATTTGAAACTACCATATTTTGACATAAGTTTCAATTCAAGAAACCAACCCGATTAGGACACAACTTTATCAATTTCATCTGTTAGAGGTGCTACATGGGAAAGAGAAAAAGTAACAAGACTAATGAAGTTTATGATTGAGAAGAAGTTAAGTTACCTGTCGACATGAGAAAGAAACTACAGAAAGGGCTTCTATATCTCCAGTCCGGAAATAAGGACCTTGAGCTCCTCATTTCCGGAGTCCCTTTGTTCTTCCTCGATTTTCTTGACAGAAATAGCAGCAGCTTCGGCACACCAATGCACCTCAATTATCTGTAATGTGGGGATCTCCCCAAAACTTAATGGCACCTCCTCAAGCTGCGTACATCTTTGCAAGACTAGCTGCTCAAGGGAGGGAAAGTGATCATTGGAAGCTTTCCACTGAGCAATGTCCAGCTTGTCCAATTTCAGGTATTTGAGATTCTGGAATTCTCCTTTTTTTGGTTCCCATTCCCGTCCCTCAAAAGCTTTAAAGAGTAATTTCAAACTCTGAAGGTTTGGTAGTCTCCCGATTGTTGATATTTCAGTCCATGGTAGGCGAAACTTTGACAGTGTCAACTTCTTGAGATTTGCAGGGAAGCTAAATTTACAAGGATAAGCAACTCTACCATGATAAAATATCTTGAGTGACTCGAGGGAAGTCAGAGCATCCAGCACCGGAAAATTCCATGACTCCATAAAAATGCATCTTAGTTTCCGAAGTTTAGGTAGCCTTCTCATTATTTTCTCTGTAGCTCTGCCAGGACGAAGAACTGGTGTAGAAAGGGTATCCAGATTGCCCAATACACATCGGGTTTCAAGCTTATTGTCATCCAAAATGAATGCAGCACGGTCATTTATGTGGACATGCCTTAAGCTTTCCATTTCCCAAAATGCGTCCGGAATTTCAACTTCGCCAGATAGTCCCTTCAGAAGAAAAGTTTCTAACTTCCTGAGCTTAGCTATTGATGTTGGAACAGAATTTACAGCTCCTCTGAGAGCTAAGTATCTCAACTGAACAAGTAGTTCCAGTCCAGTGGGAAAAGAACTACCCATGTTGATGCTCTCCAAATCCAGCACTCTTAGAAGTTTAAAGTTTTtagaaatgaatgaaatgtcaTAAGGTTGCCTTGGGAACCAATCATTATAGGCCAGAAATAGTAGACTATGTACACGAGGACCACAAGGCCTCAACATGGTAAAATGCTCCCTTTTGGAACAAATGCACAGCCGACGTTGTTTGTATTTCGGAGGAATTGTGGAAAAAGAATCAGCGAGGTTGTGAACTTTACCATCAGGAGTAGTGGCGAAATGTTCATCATACCCGTGGACAAGCTGGAAAAAGTTCTCCTCTTGAGCTTTTCTCTGGCATAGCTCCCGCAGTAGATCATGAATGCGGCATGATCTCACCCTACCGTCTGATCTTGTTTTGGCCACGATAACTAGGCTTCTATGTATCAAATCTAGTAAGCAGTCCTCTGCAGCATCCTCCAATCTCTTAACACCAGTTTCTTGCAAAAACCCTTCTGCAATCCATAGCCTTGACAACTTTGATACTGGAATCTCATGGTCCTCCGGAAAGGCTGCAAAGTAAAGAAAGCATCTCTTCAAATAATCTGGCAAGTGCAGGTAACTCAACTCCAGTACACGCAGGCACCCCATTTGTGGATCCGTAACAATGTGAGAGCTCAAATTTCTCGAAACTTGTTCCCAACTAAGAGGTGTCTTTTCTGTTGTTGCAAGCAAACCCGCTATCACAACAACTGACAGAGGTAGTCCGTCACACTTCCGTGCAATTTCCATCCCGACTTCCTGCAGCGATGGAGGACAACCTTCTTTTCCAAACAACTTTAATTCCAATAACTCCCAACTTTGAATgctagaaagtagatgaaggaAGTAAGGTTTGCAACCTGACTTAGCTTCAAAAGCTACATCTTCCAATCGGCTGGTAAACAAAACTCTACTTCCATTGTTATCATTGGGAAATGAATCTCTCAAGTCGTTCCATGCTTCGATATCCCACAAATCATCCATGACGATGAGATATCTTCTCCTCTTTAGCCTTTTGCGCAATTCTAGGGCCACATCTTCGGCATCCTTTTTCTGGATTTGGTCAGTGGTCTCACTGATTTGGCTCAAGATATCAAGTAGTAACTGTCTCTTGTTATATACTTGAGAGATGCAGCACCATGCACGAACATAGAAGTGGCTGGTAACAGTAGGGTTATTGAACACTTCCTTGGCCAGAGTTGTCTTGCCAAGCCCAGCCATGCCTACAATTGGGATGATATCCCTTTCCATTGCTCCTCTTGTTAGTCGATCGACAACCCCCCTTTCTGCATCTTCGAAACCTATCACAACCTCATCAACTGTTGGGCTACTAGCTTGTGATTGTGCCTCACTGGAGGTCTTGGCACCTCTATCCGCTTCAGAGTCAAACCTTTTCTCGTCAGAAATCTCAATCATGTTTGCTTTTAAAAGTTTAATCTCTTCTATGACAGCAGAAAGCCATAGCATACGAATGCATAGGGGGCCATCTCCAACCACAAAGGAGTCAACAGCATATTCTAGTTCATATGCAATTTTTGTAATTCTAGTCCGAAGAACTTTCAGTTCCTCATGGTCATGATGTTGCTTTACACTTTTTATGAGGAAAGATATGAGGAAGTCCAAGTCCATATATACCATGTCAAGCTGATGCTTTGCAGAAGCAATTGAAATAGCATTGCAGTCAAGTAGCTCCCTCAGATTTCCCAAGAAAGAGCTTAGAAAGCCAAGATCATCAGTCTTGGGATATGGCTGCGGAATTTGGAGATAACTTTGCCCGATCTCAGCCTTCAAAAGCACTATTTTATCTATCAAATCAGAAAGCGAACGGTTCATTTCCTTGGACATGTCTTCTTTCGTTAAATTATCACCGAGCAAGAAAACTAGACATGTGGCTTCCTTGGTCAGAGCTTCGAGTTTCATCCAGATCTGTTCGCCAAATTCCTTGAACTCCTTAGGAAACTCCAAGAGAACGATCCTGAGAAATCTTACCCCCTCTTGAACCTTTTGAAGAGTTTGAACCGGATCCTTCATATCGATCATCCAGCTAGCATCGTGGCTTTGTAGTTCTGCTAAAAAGATCTCTGCCTTGACAAGATTAATCTTGTCGAGTAACTTGAGCAACTGAAAGTTGGCTTCATCAATTGCCTCATTTGCATTTTCATCGGACCAAAATGAGAGTATGAAGGAAGATGACTCCTTAGTCACAGCTTCAAAATGTTTCAAGAATAATTTTCCATCCTCCGTATCTTCCTCCATTTTTGAGGGATCCATGAGAAATTCTCTAAAATATTTAAGCCCCTCATGAAGGGTTATAATTTGATCATTAATAGGGGCTATGAATTCAGCCTTTTGGTCTTTTAGCCTCATCAAATATAACTCTCCCTCAATGAGCTTTATCTTTTCCAGCagcaaaaaaatttcaagattcACTTCCCTTACCGTCTCTTTGGTCACCTTCTTTTCGTGCATCAAGTGAATGAGGGCCGTAATCTCACGAGCCATTGTTGCTGCATCTTTACTGAGCTGCTTTATATCCTCCTTCTCCTTCTCAAGTGGATCACTGAGGAACGATCTCAGGAATCCCAGACTCTGGTGAAGGCCTATCATTCTATCCTTCGAAGTTGCAATGAAACTTTCCT contains the following coding sequences:
- the LOC113713013 gene encoding PLASTID TRANSCRIPTIONALLY ACTIVE protein 6, chloroplastic-like, giving the protein MITTQLLLAPPPRPLLPIFSPKPSLPPITSSVKSPTIHLPITKPIISSRRDFRAWADDGDGDSGSPDDYDMDDEEAEEVDNKKDFDVDYDTTTAISAAAAGGEDDILIVQSKSFISTQGWDSEKIVEYRINEEEFHKICLLDCDFFIRKPPDPDDDVYDFREMYVTPPDTDVYAIPKVLAPMPQKYIRCAQTDYGCYNVTEPPIDAPRDPMYKSEREVLKIFLTKHYRNRRSGDPDFMLDFEEIYVIDSKTKSITRAKVVVTVPDGKNRDRRNDLLVIRDNGNSFRIIPPNERDTPTDVIEKEEWSKTRQDMERHLSKLRDFSVSNWF
- the LOC113712202 gene encoding putative late blight resistance protein homolog R1B-23: MVFPFFYDDALYYLEFAEEHWCLTNGLKNQMLILRQDLRFLRTYLLCMELLKKVSLISFSRSKPLISSIEAASSEAAQCLYKALSVTRTIQGLASAVSFIANKVKCFEPNIQQDYTLLLNQHSWDSSSSNYSSLHPARLTDLCDFVINNLDDLLESKNLILSLKKQMEVLVKKLKFLKNLISDTSWRDDARQVMGSFMQYVPSVTKVAACLSYLCWVGETNYRYKAREVEIKLSDLLQKFKTDTAELIEMHVTLLSASAKEKSGDGKREALNFVNFLMENSVSFMNDQNVIIFEEMVFLMEFVIKPQTYPITRDYYQISADIKATAKEVGCFEYNFLVNKATEDQLRDMNRMFASLLEKMKLIKAEIFLIQLQDSQESFIATSKDRMIGLHQSLGFLRSFLSDPLEKEKEDIKQLSKDAATMAREITALIHLMHEKKVTKETVREVNLEIFLLLEKIKLIEGELYLMRLKDQKAEFIAPINDQIITLHEGLKYFREFLMDPSKMEEDTEDGKLFLKHFEAVTKESSSFILSFWSDENANEAIDEANFQLLKLLDKINLVKAEIFLAELQSHDASWMIDMKDPVQTLQKVQEGVRFLRIVLLEFPKEFKEFGEQIWMKLEALTKEATCLVFLLGDNLTKEDMSKEMNRSLSDLIDKIVLLKAEIGQSYLQIPQPYPKTDDLGFLSSFLGNLRELLDCNAISIASAKHQLDMVYMDLDFLISFLIKSVKQHHDHEELKVLRTRITKIAYELEYAVDSFVVGDGPLCIRMLWLSAVIEEIKLLKANMIEISDEKRFDSEADRGAKTSSEAQSQASSPTVDEVVIGFEDAERGVVDRLTRGAMERDIIPIVGMAGLGKTTLAKEVFNNPTVTSHFYVRAWCCISQVYNKRQLLLDILSQISETTDQIQKKDAEDVALELRKRLKRRRYLIVMDDLWDIEAWNDLRDSFPNDNNGSRVLFTSRLEDVAFEAKSGCKPYFLHLLSSIQSWELLELKLFGKEGCPPSLQEVGMEIARKCDGLPLSVVVIAGLLATTEKTPLSWEQVSRNLSSHIVTDPQMGCLRVLELSYLHLPDYLKRCFLYFAAFPEDHEIPVSKLSRLWIAEGFLQETGVKRLEDAAEDCLLDLIHRSLVIVAKTRSDGRVRSCRIHDLLRELCQRKAQEENFFQLVHGYDEHFATTPDGKVHNLADSFSTIPPKYKQRRLCICSKREHFTMLRPCGPRVHSLLFLAYNDWFPRQPYDISFISKNFKLLRVLDLESINMGSSFPTGLELLVQLRYLALRGAVNSVPTSIAKLRKLETFLLKGLSGEVEIPDAFWEMESLRHVHINDRAAFILDDNKLETRCVLGNLDTLSTPVLRPGRATEKIMRRLPKLRKLRCIFMESWNFPVLDALTSLESLKIFYHGRVAYPCKFSFPANLKKLTLSKFRLPWTEISTIGRLPNLQSLKLLFKAFEGREWEPKKGEFQNLKYLKLDKLDIAQWKASNDHFPSLEQLVLQRCTQLEEVPLSFGEIPTLQIIEVHWCAEAAAISVKKIEEEQRDSGNEELKVLISGLEI